The Dehalococcoidia bacterium genome has a segment encoding these proteins:
- a CDS encoding putative PEP-binding protein has product MGIDGISIGSNDLTQLLLGVDRDSAMLAQEFDERNEAVMEALRILVRGALRRGVTVSICGQAPSDFPELTRKLVEWGITSISINPDVIDSTRELIAAVDKAGRLAPGRSGDPLTPTPLAIAPGHSSGARAAGPGHLHAGEP; this is encoded by the coding sequence GTGGGCATCGACGGCATCAGCATCGGCTCCAACGATCTGACGCAGCTGCTGTTGGGGGTGGACCGGGACAGCGCTATGCTGGCCCAGGAGTTCGACGAGCGCAACGAGGCGGTCATGGAGGCCCTCCGCATACTGGTGCGGGGGGCTCTACGGCGAGGAGTCACCGTCTCCATCTGCGGCCAGGCCCCCAGCGACTTCCCAGAGCTGACCCGCAAGCTGGTGGAGTGGGGCATCACCTCCATCTCCATCAACCCAGACGTCATCGACAGCACGCGGGAGTTAATAGCGGCAGTGGACAAAGCTGGACGGCTGGCGCCAGGCCGCAGCGGCGACCCGCTGACGCCTACGCCCCTGGCCATAGCTCCTGGACATAGCAGCGGTGCCCGGGCAGCAGGGCCCGGGCATCTACACGCGGGCGAGCCCTGA
- the tatA gene encoding twin-arginine translocase TatA/TatE family subunit has protein sequence MPEIGLPELLIILGILVLLFGAGRVAELGGALGRAVREFRRAVREEPEEQQTPPAVETNGGDQARPGYYQH, from the coding sequence GTGCCCGAAATTGGACTGCCCGAGCTCCTCATCATTCTGGGCATCCTGGTGCTCCTGTTCGGTGCGGGGAGGGTGGCGGAGCTGGGCGGGGCCCTGGGCCGTGCGGTGCGTGAGTTCCGGCGGGCGGTGCGCGAGGAGCCGGAGGAACAGCAGACCCCTCCGGCCGTCGAGACCAACGGTGGTGACCAGGCCCGCCCCGGCTACTACCAGCACTAG